One window of the Rosa rugosa chromosome 3, drRosRugo1.1, whole genome shotgun sequence genome contains the following:
- the LOC133739667 gene encoding amino-acid permease BAT1 homolog, with amino-acid sequence MTQYVLEMDSGEKRLNELGYKQELRREMTLFKTLAITFSCMSVFTGTPLYGQSLRYAGPATLIWGWLVVTFFTWFVGIAMAEICSSFPTTGSLYFWAAHLAGPRWGPFASWCCAWLEIIGLTTAIGAQAYSATQAFQMFILIATGTNKGGGYFASRSVFVCMYMGITLIWAVLNTFALQFIALLNIISIWWQVIGGLLVIIMLPLVASSTQTASSVFTHFETSPESTGISSVPYAVVLSVLLSNYCLYGYDAAAHLTEETKGADKTGPIAILSSIGIISVFGWAYYLALTFSIQDLDYLYSADNETAGVLVPAQIIYDAFYGRYHNSTGAVIFMFIIWGSFFFCGLSVTTTAARVVYAVSRDGCMPFSPVWRKVNPRNKVPTNAVWLCAAITMLLGLPILKMDIVFIAILSISTIGWVGGYAVPIFARLVMAEENFKPGPYYLGRARRPVCLVAFLWICYTCSVFLLPTSYPIRWKTFNYAPVALGVVLTLVMVWWALDARKWYKGPVRNIDVQNGNNQHPQSHH; translated from the exons ATGACTCAATATGTTTTGGAAATGGATTCCGGAGAAAAGCGTCTCAATGAGCTTGGTTACAAGCAAGAACTCAGAAGGGAAATG ACGTTGTTCAAGACACTTGCAATAACATTTTCATGCATGTCAGTGTTCACTGGTACACCTCTCTATGGCCAAAGCTTGCGTTATGCAGGTCCTGCAACTTTAATATGGGGATGGTTAGTTGTCACCTTCTTCACATGGTTTGTCGGAATAGCCATGGCTGAAATTTGTTCTTCTTTCCCG ACCACAGGTTCTCTTTATTTCTGGGCTGCCCATTTGGCTGGACCCAGGTGGGGCCCATTTGCTTCATGGTGCTGTGCTTGGCTTGAGATAATTGGTCTGACAACTGCAATAGGCGCTCAG GCATATTCAGCAACACAAGCATTTCAGATGTTCATTCTTATAGCCACTGGGACAAACAAGGGTGGAGGCTATTTTGCTTCAAGGAGTGTCTTTGTGTGCATGTATATGGGCATAACCCTCATTTGGGCAGTACTAAACACTTTCGCTCTGCAATTCATAGCATTGCTTAACATAATCTCCATATGGTGGCAG GTGATTGGTGGTTTGCTTGTGATTATAATGCTGCCTCTGGTGGCATCGTCAACACAAACAGCTTCTTCTGTCTTCACTCATTTTGAAACATCTCCCGAGTCGACTGGGATATCTAGCGTACCTTATGCAGTGGTTTTGTCAGTGCTTCTGAGCAATTACTGTCTGTATGGATATGATGCTGCAGCTCATCTTACGGAAGAGACAAAAGGTGCAGATAAAACTGGACCTATAGCTATTCTCTCCAGTATTGGGATAATATCAGTGTTTGGTTGGGCTTATTACTTAGCTCTCACTTTCAGCATCCAG GATCTGGACTATTTATACAGTGCAGACAATGAGACTGCTGGTGTACTTGTACCAGCACAGATAATATATGATGCATTTTATGGAAGGTATCATAATTCCACTGGAGCTGTGATTTTCATGTTTATTATCTGGGGTTCCTTCTTCTTTTGTGGGCTGTCTGTCACCACTACTGCTGCCCGAGTA GTTTATGCTGTATCAAGGGATGGATGTATGCCTTTTTCACCAGTGTGGAGAAAAGTAAACCCGAGGAACAAGGTTCCAACAAATGCTGTGTGGCTCTGCGCTGCCATCACTATGCTTCTCGGATTACCCATCTTGAAAATGGACATAGTATTCATAGCCATCCTTTCAATTAGCACCATTGGCTGGGTGGGAGGTTATGCTGTACCAATCTTTGCTAGGCTGGTGATGGCTGAAGAGAACTTCAAACCAGGACCCTATTATTTGGGTAGAGCAAGGCGGCCAGTTTGCTTGGTGGCTTTCCTCTGGATATGTTATACCTGTTCAGTCTTCCTATTGCCGACTTCTTACCCTATTCGATGGAAAACTTTCAATTATGCACCAGTGGCCCTGGGTGTTGTTTTGACACTAGTGATGGTCTGGTGGGCGTTGGATGCTAGGAAATGGTACAAAGGACCTGTAAGAAACATTGATGTACAAAATGGAAACAATCAGCATCCGCAGTCACACCACTAA